The sequence CCCGGGTTTCTTCCCCTTCTTCGCCGGGATCGCGGGGGCGGCGATCGGTCTGGTGATCGCGTGGCGCGCCCTGCGCGCGGAAGATGACGCCGGCCAGAGCGTGCCGCTGCGGCGGCTGCTGTTCATCGGGGCGGCCTTCGTCTTCTTCGCGCTGGCGGTGCAGCCGCTGGGGCTGCTCGTGACACTGTTCATCACAACCCTGATCGGCGCCTATGCCGACGCCGAAGCACGTCTGGGCCAGACGCTCGTTCTCGCCACCTGCCTGAGCGGCGGCATCTGGCTGATCTTCGTCCGGCTTCTGGGCGTGTCCATCCCGGCCTTTCCGTCGGGGTTCTAATGGACACCCTGTCGAGCCTTCAGTCCGGCTTCATGGCGGTCCTGACCGTTCAGAACCTGTTCTATTGTTTCGCCGGCGTCACGATGGGCACCTTCATCGGCGCCTTGCCCGGCCTTGGCGCGATGCTGGGGATCGCGCTGCTTCTGCCGGTCACCCTGTACCTACCTGCGGAAGCCTCCATCATCATGCTGGCCGGCATCTACTACGGCGGGGAATACGGCGGTTCGATCTCGGCGATCCTGATCAACGTGCCCGGCACGCCGTCGTCGACCGTGGC is a genomic window of Sulfitobacter alexandrii containing:
- a CDS encoding tripartite tricarboxylate transporter TctB family protein, which produces MAETRDRKQMDAAALLTGLAIAAGCAWVAWESWSYGLGSLRRMGPGFFPFFAGIAGAAIGLVIAWRALRAEDDAGQSVPLRRLLFIGAAFVFFALAVQPLGLLVTLFITTLIGAYADAEARLGQTLVLATCLSGGIWLIFVRLLGVSIPAFPSGF